AGCCGTCGGCGGCCACCGAGCCGACCGAGGTCTTCTTCGCGCAGAACCCTGCCGTGCGCGACCTGTACCTGAAGATGTTTCCGCTCGGCCGCATGGGCTCGCCGCGCCACGACATCGGCCGCGCGGTGGTGGCCTTGTGCAGCGACTTGATGGGCTACGTGACCGGCCAGAACATCCCGGTCGACGGGGGCCTCTACACCGCAATGTGAGGAGCGCGACATGAACCGAACCGGACGTGTGCAGGGCAAGGTGGCGCTGGTGACCGGCGCCGGCGGAGGCATAGGCGCGGCGTGCGCGCAGGCGCTTGCGCGCGAGGGTGCGGCGGTCGCGCTGGCCGACATCGACCTGGCCGCCGCCCAGCGTCAGGCGGACGCGATCGCCGCCGAGGGCGGCGTCGCCATCTCGATCCAGGTCGACATGGGCGACGAGGCCAGCGTGGTCGCGATGGTGGAGGCGACGGTCCAGCGGCTGGGCGGCCTCGACATCCTGCACAACAACGCCGCCGACACGCGGCTCTCGGCGACGCGCGACACGCCGGTCGAGAAGGTGGACACCGAGGTCTGGGACACGATCCTGCGCGTGAACCTGCGCGGCACGATGGTCGCGAGCCGCACCGCGATCCCGCATCTTCGAAAGCGCGGCGGAGTCATCGTCAACACCAGCTCCGGCGCTGCGCTGTCGGGCGGGCTGTCCCACAGCGCCTACAGCGCGTCGAAGGCGGCGATCAATTCGCTGACGCAAAGCCTCGCCACGCAGCACGGCAAGGAGGGCATCCGCTGCAACGCGATCGCACCGGGGCTCATCGTCACGCCGGCGACGCAGGACAGCTACGCGAAGTCCGAGGTCGGCGACGTGATGCTGCGCCATCACCTCACCCCGCGCCTGGGCAAGCCGGAAGACGTGGCGGCGGCGGTCGTGTTCCTGGCTTCCGACGAGGCGGCGTTCATCACCGGGCAGGTGATCTGCGTCGACGGCGGCCTGCACGCGCACCAGCCGTACGTCGCCGACTTCATGAGCCGGGGCGCCCACCCGTGAGCACGCCGGGCCGCCCCAAGGGCGAATACCGGAGGGCCCAGCCCGAAGGTACTCCAATGAGCACGCTGGAGGAGCGCATCGAGCGCGTCGAGGCGACGCTCGCGATCCAGCAGCTGCCGGTGCGCTACGCCGTGGCGGTGGATTCGCGCAATGTCATCGAACTGGTCGCGCTGTTCGCCGTCGACGTGGACTGCGGCCGATGGGGCCGCGGCCGCGACGCGCTGAAGACCTATTTCTCCAGTTCGAACGTGCTGTCGGGCTTTTACCGCTCGGTGCACCTCGTCTGCGGCCAGACGATCGATCTCGTCGACGCCGATCACGCGACCGGCACGGTCTACTGCCGCGCCGGCCACGAGGACAACGGTCACTGGGTCGAGATGGCGATCTGCTACTTCGACCGCTACGTCAGGAGCGAAGGCCGCTGGTGCTTCGAGCGGCGCGACGAGAAGCACTGGTACTCGACGGACTGGGAGGCGCGCCCTCGCGGTCCGGGCTTCCAGAACTGGCCGGGCAGGTACACCGGCGCGAAGTACCAGCCGCAACTGCCGCAGGCCTGGCCGAGCTGGCAGCGCTACTGGGACGAGGCGGGTGAGGAGGCGCGCCGCGCCGTCACCGACACCCCGTAGGTCGGGTGACGACCGACGCAACCGTGACCACCGAGGACTCCCGTTGACCAGAACCGATGTCGAGCCCCTGTTCGTGCCGCTTTCCGTGCGAGGCCTCGCGCTTCCCAACCGCATCGTGATGGCGCCGATGACGCGCAACTTCTCGCCTCGCGGCGTTCCGGGCGACGACGTCGCGGCCTACTACCGCCGCCGCGCCGAGGGTGGGTGCGGTTTGCTCATCACCGAAGGCGTCGGGATCGATCACCCGGCCGCACTCGGGGACGCAGGGCTCGGCGAGAGCCACCTGCCGCATCTGTTCGGCGCCGACGCCCTGGCCGGCTGGAAGCGAGTCGTCGATGGCGTGCACGCCGCCGGCGGCAAGGTGATCCCGCAGCTGTGGCACCAGGGCGTGATGCGCGAACCGGGCACCGGGCCGTTCCCCGACGTTCCGACGCTGCGCCCCTCGGGCTTGTGGGGGCCAGCGGGCCGCACGACGTCGCTCGGTGCGGACTACGTCGAGCGCGTCATCGCGCCCACCCGCGCGATGACCGAGTCCGAGATCCAGGACGTCATCGACGCTTATGCACACAGCGCCCGCCATGCCCGCGACGTCGGCTTCGACGGCATCGCAGTCCACGGCGCGCACGGCTACCTGATCGACACCTTCCTCTGGGACGAGACCAATCGCCGCGTCGACGCGTGGGGCGGCGACCGCAGGGCGCGCTCGCGCTTCGCCGCCGAGGTGGTGCGCTCGATCCGGCGCGAGGTCGGCGACGCGATGCCCATCTTCTTCCGCTTCTCGCAGTGGAAGCAGCAGGACTTCAAGGCCAGGCTGGCGAACACGCCGCAGGAACTGGAAGACGTGCTCGGACCGATCGCCGATGCGGGCGTCGACGTCTTCGACGGCAGCGTGCGCTATTTCGATCGGGCGGAGTTCGACGGGTCGCCGCTCAACCTGTCTGGCTGGGCCCGAAAGATCACCGGCAAGCTGGCGATGGCCATCGGCGGCATCGGCCTGGACCGCGGCTTCTACGACTCGCGCCGCGACGGGCGGGCCGGCGGGGCGGACAACATCGAGCTGCTGATGGCGCGGTTCAACCGCGGCGAGTTCGACCTCGTCGCGGTTGGCCGCGCGCTGCTGAACGAACCGGCATGGACGCGCCTGCTGCGTCACGGGCACGAGCTGCCGGCGTTCGACGAGGCGAAGTTGCAGGTCTTGCACTGAAGCCGGTGTGGTACTCGGTCGCGACTGCGGATTGCATCCGGGCTGCAACGGGCGCGCGCCCCGTGAGCGAACGCGACGACTGCGCGGGTGTCGCGCTGAAACAGGCCCGGCTGGCGGCCGGCCTGACGCAACGCGAGCTCGCGCGCCGTGCCGGTGTTCACCAGCCCCAGGTCGCACGCCTCGAACGCGGCGAGGATGTGCAGGTGTCGCTGCTGACACGCGTCGCCGCGCCGCTCGGCCTCGTGCCGGGGCTCGTCCGCCTTCAGGCCGTGGACGGATCGCGAGACATCGTCGAGGCCAACGTGGACACCTGGCGTGTCGCGTGGCCGCAGGTCGACCCGCAGGTGTTCGCGATCCTGGCACGGCTGGCGCAGGCGGGGCGCCACGTCGAGAAGGCCATCGAGCGCACGGCCGCGCTGCACGGCATGAGCGGACGCGAGGTCGTCGTGCTCGGAGCGCTGCGCCGCTCGGGGCCGCCGTACGAGAGCACGCCCACGGGACTCAAGCACCTGTTGTGGCTCTCGCTGCCCGGCTTGAAGAAGCGGCTCGACCGGCTCGAAGCGCTCGGCATGGTCACGCGCGCCAGCAATCCGCGTGACAGGCGCGGACTGGTGGTGCGCCTGACCCCGAAGGGCCACGCCGCGCTCGAGGACCTGGTCACGCACCCGCAGGCGATCGTGTACCGCGCACTGCTGGAGATGGCGCCGGGCGACCGCTCGCAGCTGTCAGCGAGCCTGCGCGATCTGCTGGTGCGGCTCGGCAGCCAGCAGCGAGCGTGATTTGTGGGGTGACAACCCCACGGACCCGCTGGCCGATCGCGCATTCGATATCAGGGTATCTCTCGGTGGCGCCTCGGTCCTGCGGCGCCGAAGATTCGCTCAGAGAACCAATAATAGAACATCGTATTGATATGTGAA
The Piscinibacter sp. XHJ-5 DNA segment above includes these coding regions:
- a CDS encoding SDR family oxidoreductase, which translates into the protein MNRTGRVQGKVALVTGAGGGIGAACAQALAREGAAVALADIDLAAAQRQADAIAAEGGVAISIQVDMGDEASVVAMVEATVQRLGGLDILHNNAADTRLSATRDTPVEKVDTEVWDTILRVNLRGTMVASRTAIPHLRKRGGVIVNTSSGAALSGGLSHSAYSASKAAINSLTQSLATQHGKEGIRCNAIAPGLIVTPATQDSYAKSEVGDVMLRHHLTPRLGKPEDVAAAVVFLASDEAAFITGQVICVDGGLHAHQPYVADFMSRGAHP
- a CDS encoding nuclear transport factor 2 family protein, with the translated sequence MSTLEERIERVEATLAIQQLPVRYAVAVDSRNVIELVALFAVDVDCGRWGRGRDALKTYFSSSNVLSGFYRSVHLVCGQTIDLVDADHATGTVYCRAGHEDNGHWVEMAICYFDRYVRSEGRWCFERRDEKHWYSTDWEARPRGPGFQNWPGRYTGAKYQPQLPQAWPSWQRYWDEAGEEARRAVTDTP
- a CDS encoding NADH:flavin oxidoreductase, with the protein product MTRTDVEPLFVPLSVRGLALPNRIVMAPMTRNFSPRGVPGDDVAAYYRRRAEGGCGLLITEGVGIDHPAALGDAGLGESHLPHLFGADALAGWKRVVDGVHAAGGKVIPQLWHQGVMREPGTGPFPDVPTLRPSGLWGPAGRTTSLGADYVERVIAPTRAMTESEIQDVIDAYAHSARHARDVGFDGIAVHGAHGYLIDTFLWDETNRRVDAWGGDRRARSRFAAEVVRSIRREVGDAMPIFFRFSQWKQQDFKARLANTPQELEDVLGPIADAGVDVFDGSVRYFDRAEFDGSPLNLSGWARKITGKLAMAIGGIGLDRGFYDSRRDGRAGGADNIELLMARFNRGEFDLVAVGRALLNEPAWTRLLRHGHELPAFDEAKLQVLH
- a CDS encoding helix-turn-helix domain-containing protein, translated to MSERDDCAGVALKQARLAAGLTQRELARRAGVHQPQVARLERGEDVQVSLLTRVAAPLGLVPGLVRLQAVDGSRDIVEANVDTWRVAWPQVDPQVFAILARLAQAGRHVEKAIERTAALHGMSGREVVVLGALRRSGPPYESTPTGLKHLLWLSLPGLKKRLDRLEALGMVTRASNPRDRRGLVVRLTPKGHAALEDLVTHPQAIVYRALLEMAPGDRSQLSASLRDLLVRLGSQQRA